In a genomic window of Epinephelus fuscoguttatus linkage group LG23, E.fuscoguttatus.final_Chr_v1:
- the LOC125884342 gene encoding mucin-2-like, protein MTSPLVRESTTTPLQMTQLVETQRTSTVTNTAVSTQSTLPVTTGLTTMPTENRGTGTLTQLNNNSTVAPPTAVHSAGQTAVNSTTPTQRESVTTTQSTPPVETDSTTTPAQSIPITVESTPTPPSTSIVSPSQRPTQSTVVTTQSATSAEAAPSVTTTSVTSQTPTSASLTTEQPTAMTTTIQTTPSMPTTFTTQTLSTAAPTQSVPPTVESPTTFTQTTPSVVSLTQRPTQITAVTTQTTSVTTESTTSQTSTSAALTTEQPTAMTTTIQPTPSVETTFTTHTDSTTTKTQSILPTVESSTPTQSTTSVVSSTQGPTQSTVVTSQTAQSTVTVTTESATSQTSTSASLTTEQPTTERHTNEPTAIHNTSTHSGSVTTTTQTTPPLPTAFTTQTLSTAAPSQSIPLTTESTTPSQITVVRTQSATSTDAVPPVTTTSVTSQTTSASLTTEQPTAMTTTVQTTPSRPTI, encoded by the exons ATGACTTCACCATTAGTCAGAGAATCAACCACAACACCATTACAAATGACACAGTTGGTTGAAACACAAAGAACATCCACTgttacaaacacagctgtctcAACACAAAGTACACTACCTGTGACAACAGGATTAACCACCATGCCAACAGAAAATAGAGGAACAGGAACATTAACACAGCTCAACAACAACTCAACAGTAGCACCACCAACAGCAGTGCACAGTGCTGGACAAACAGCAGTTAACAGCACAACACCAACACAACGTGAATCagtaacaacaacacaaagtaCACCACCTGTAGAGACAGATTCCACAACTACACCAGCACAATCTATTCCAATCACAGTAGAATCAACACCAACACCGCCGAGCACATCCATTGTTTCACCATCGCAAAGACcaacacaaagtacagttgTAACTACACAATCAGCAACGTCAGCAGAGGCTGCACCATCTGTAACAACTACATCAGTGACTTCACAAACACcaacatcagcatcattaacaacagaacaacCCACAGCAATGACTACAACAATACAAACCACACCATCTATGCCAACAACATTCACAACACAAACTCTATCCACAGCTGCACCAACACAGTCTGTTCCCCCCACAGTAGAATCACCAACTACATTTACACAAACTACACCATCTGTGGTTTCACTGACACAAAGACCAACACAAATTACAGCTGTAACCACACAAACTACATCTGTAACAACAGAATCCACcacatcacaaacatcaacatcagcagcattaacaacagaacaacCCACAGCAATGACTACAACAATACAACCTACGCCATCAGTGGAAACAACattcacaacacacactgattccacaacaacaaagacacaatcTATTCTACCCACAGTGGAATCATCAACACCAACACAAAGTACAACATCTGTGGTTTCATCAACACAAGGACCAACACAGAGCACAGTTGTAACCTCTCAAACAGCACAAAGTACAGTGACTGTAACAACAGAATCAGCcacatcacaaacatcaacatcagcatcattaacaacagaacaacCTACAACTGAAAGACATACTAATGAACCAACAGCAATTCACAACACATCAACGCATAGTGGATCagtgactacaacaacacaaactacaCCACCTTTGCCAACAGCATTCACAACACAAACTCTTTCCACAGCTGCTCCATCACAATCTATTCCACTCACCACAGAGTCTACAACACCATCACAAATTACAGTTGTACGCACACAATCAGCAACTTCAACAGATGCTGTGCCACCTGTAACAACTACATCAGTGACTTCAcaaacaacatcagcatcattaacaacagaacaacCCACAGCAATGACTACAACAGTACAAACCACACCATCTAGGCCAACAAT TTGA